A single genomic interval of Streptomyces graminofaciens harbors:
- a CDS encoding mechanosensitive ion channel family protein — MKGITTPMVTLSIDFTQGLDDAWSKIAQFVPRLLAFLVILVVGWFVAKLVARVLGRVLRKLGTEKLSERAGTSRLLRDSSYDLTGIICRIVYYALTLITLQLALGVFGANPVSELINAIVAWLPRGLVAVVLVVVAMAIANAVRGLVATALSSVSYGRTLATVVWACVLGLGVIAALGQAGIARDVTRPVLYAALATVVGILIVGVGGGLIAPMRQRWERALTTVERETARVGHGDALPHQQVRERTDLPRTTDA, encoded by the coding sequence ATGAAGGGAATAACCACCCCCATGGTCACCCTGTCCATCGACTTCACCCAGGGCCTCGACGACGCCTGGTCGAAGATCGCGCAGTTCGTACCGAGACTCCTCGCCTTCCTGGTGATCCTGGTCGTCGGCTGGTTCGTCGCGAAACTGGTCGCCCGGGTCCTCGGCCGCGTCCTGCGCAAGCTCGGCACCGAGAAGCTCTCCGAGCGCGCGGGCACGAGCCGACTCCTCCGCGACTCCTCGTACGACCTGACCGGCATCATCTGCAGGATCGTCTATTACGCGCTGACGCTGATCACCCTCCAGCTCGCCCTCGGCGTCTTCGGCGCCAATCCGGTCAGCGAGCTGATCAACGCCATCGTGGCCTGGCTGCCGCGCGGCCTCGTCGCCGTCGTCCTCGTCGTCGTGGCGATGGCCATCGCGAACGCGGTACGCGGCCTCGTCGCCACCGCCCTGTCGTCGGTCTCGTACGGCAGGACGCTCGCGACCGTCGTCTGGGCCTGCGTCCTGGGCCTGGGCGTCATCGCCGCGCTCGGCCAGGCGGGCATCGCCCGTGACGTCACCCGCCCCGTCCTCTACGCGGCCCTCGCCACCGTCGTCGGCATCCTGATCGTCGGCGTCGGCGGCGGCCTGATCGCCCCGATGCGCCAGCGCTGGGAGCGGGCACTGACGACCGTCGAGCGGGAGACGGCCCGGGTGGGCCACGGCGACGCCCTCCCCCACCAGCAGGTCCGGGAGCGGACTGACCTGCCACGCACGACCGACGCATGA